In bacterium, one DNA window encodes the following:
- the rsmI gene encoding 16S rRNA (cytidine(1402)-2'-O)-methyltransferase — MSILYVVATPIGNLEDVTLRALRILKEVDLIAAEDTRKTRKLLSHYGIHTPLTSYYGRESKADYLIDTLNRGKNVAIVSEAGTPGISDPGYPLIKKAIEKGIIIQSIPGPCAAISALVVSGLPTDGFIFTGFLPRKKGKLTKRLKELFNFEKTVIFYESPNRIVATLEAVKENFGEVNVVIARELTKKFEEVIRGSIDQVLTLLKGRKVKGEVIILLHK, encoded by the coding sequence ATGAGTATACTCTATGTTGTGGCCACTCCCATTGGGAATCTGGAAGATGTAACCTTGAGAGCACTGCGTATTCTCAAGGAAGTCGATTTAATTGCAGCTGAAGATACAAGAAAGACCAGAAAATTATTAAGCCATTATGGTATTCACACTCCCCTCACCAGCTATTACGGCAGAGAAAGTAAAGCAGATTATCTAATTGACACCCTGAATAGAGGCAAGAATGTTGCTATAGTATCAGAAGCAGGAACGCCCGGAATTTCTGACCCTGGTTATCCTCTCATAAAGAAAGCAATAGAGAAGGGAATTATTATCCAGTCAATTCCTGGCCCCTGCGCTGCTATATCCGCACTGGTAGTCTCAGGCCTGCCCACTGATGGATTCATCTTTACGGGCTTTTTACCCCGTAAGAAAGGAAAATTAACAAAACGGCTAAAAGAACTATTTAATTTTGAAAAGACAGTTATTTTTTATGAATCGCCAAACAGGATAGTGGCTACTCTGGAGGCTGTCAAGGAAAATTTTGGTGAGGTGAATGTAGTTATCGCCCGGGAATTAACCAAGAAGTTTGAAGAAGTCATCAGGGGAAGCATTGACCAGGTATTGACTCTACTTAAGGGAAGAAAAGTAAAAGGTGAGGTAATAATTCTCCTCCATAAATGA
- a CDS encoding NAD+ synthase: MENPAINCRRVKKVLVEFIRKRIENSEFQRAVLGLSGGIDSTVVAYLAVEALGDPHDVYALILPYRSYQSESVKDARLIVRKLGINSQIIKIDPMIEEYFMKFSYKRIPHHALPGSDASQVKTLEYVRRGNKMARERMSILYDWALSLRGLVLGTSNKTELSMGYFTKYGDGGVDLEPLGDLYKTQVRQLARYLGVPEPIINRRPSAGLWPGQTDEGELGISYDELDKMLYCMLEKKYSIKKLLTLGFSIENIEKVKNFVKNSKHKRRLPPVARIRQGL, from the coding sequence GTGGAAAACCCGGCAATTAACTGCAGGCGAGTAAAAAAAGTTTTAGTAGAATTTATTAGAAAGAGAATAGAGAATAGTGAATTCCAGCGAGCGGTCTTAGGCCTTTCTGGTGGAATCGATTCAACAGTCGTTGCTTACCTGGCGGTGGAGGCACTGGGAGACCCTCACGATGTGTATGCTTTAATTCTACCTTACAGATCTTACCAGTCGGAGAGCGTAAAGGATGCCCGGCTCATTGTTAGAAAGCTGGGGATAAATTCACAGATAATTAAAATTGACCCTATGATTGAAGAATATTTCATGAAATTTTCTTATAAAAGGATTCCCCATCATGCTCTCCCGGGAAGTGATGCTTCCCAGGTTAAAACACTGGAATACGTGAGGAGGGGAAACAAGATGGCGCGGGAGAGGATGTCTATACTTTACGACTGGGCATTATCCTTGAGGGGTTTGGTACTGGGGACAAGCAATAAGACGGAGCTAAGTATGGGCTATTTTACCAAATATGGCGACGGAGGAGTCGACCTGGAACCACTGGGCGACCTTTACAAGACCCAGGTGAGGCAACTGGCGAGATATCTCGGGGTTCCTGAGCCCATTATAAACAGGCGTCCATCGGCAGGCTTATGGCCGGGGCAGACCGATGAAGGAGAACTGGGCATCAGTTACGATGAGCTGGATAAAATGTTATATTGTATGTTGGAGAAAAAATATAGTATTAAGAAATTACTAACTCTTGGCTTTTCCATAGAAAATATCGAGAAAGTCAAGAATTTTGTTAAGAATTCAAAGCACAAAAGGAGGCTACCCCCAGTTGCCAGGATAAGGCAAGGATTATGA